The genomic interval GACCATCTACATGGACTACCTGCGCGACTCGGCCACGCTCGAAGTGCAGCGCTCCAACGTGCGCGTGCTCGAGCAGACGCTGCGGCAGACCAACGATCGCTTCAACGTCGGCGAGGTGACCCGCACCGACGTGGCGCAGTCGCAGGCGCAGCTCGCGGCCGGCAACACCCAGCAGCTCGCCGCCGAATCCACGCTGACCACGACGCGGTCGAACTACCGCCGCATCATCGGCACCGAGCCGGGCAATCTCGCGCCGGGCTCGCCGGTCGATCGCTATCTGCCGACCTCGCTCGCCCAGGCGATCAATTTGGCGCTGGTCGAGAATCCGAACGTCACCGCTGCGATGTACGGCATCGATGTCAGCTATCTGAACGTGAAGATCAACGAGGGTGCGCTGTTCCCGACACTGACGCTGCAGGCCAGCGCGCAGCAGTCGTGGGAGCCGTCGATCTCGTCGCCGCGCCAGTTCCTCGCTTCGGGCGTCGCGCAGCTGTCGGTCCCGATCTACCAGGGCGGCGGTGAATACGCGCTGATCCGGCAGTCGAAGGAAACGCTGGCGCAGCAGCGCCTCAACCTCGAACAGGTGCGCGACCAGACCCGCGCCAGCGTGGTGCAGGCGTGGGGTCAGCTGCAGGCCGCCAAGGCGCAGGTCTCGTCGGCGCAGTCCCAGGTCAAGGCCTCGGAAATCGCGCTCAACGGCGTGCGTGAAGAAGCCCGCGCAGGCCAGCGCACCACGCTCGACGTGTTGAACGCACAGCAGGCGCTGGTGAATGCCCGCGTCGCGCTGGTGACCGCGCAGCATGACCGCGTCGTTGCTTCTTATGCGGTGCTGAACGCGGTCGGCCGGTTGTCGCCGCAGGTGCTCGGCCTCAAGACCGACGTCTATGATCCCAGCGTGCACTACCAGCAGGTGCGCGACAGCTGGGGCGGCGTGCGGACTCCCGACGGTCGCTGATTGCGGCCGCGACTGCGCCCGGGATTCTGCCCGGGCGCGTTTGCTTGCAAACAACTAATCGGCTGCCTACCGTTGATCGGGTCGTCGTGACGATTCGAGTCGGAGATGCGCCCGTGTTTCGCGGCGCTCCACGTTGTTACACGTGGAGCGGACCTCGGGGCGTACCGTAGTTGAAGCTGGGGACAAGTCCTGCTTCCAACGCGAAACCTGGCGCCGCCGATCCGGAACCGGTCTCTCCCGTAGAGCTTTGATGTTACAACGCCGGGAAGGGCGTGATGATGTGGAGTCGGAGATGACGCAGCCTGCAAAGGCGCAAGAGCCTTCCATGGAGGAGATTCTGGCGTCGATCCGTCGCATCATTGCCGATGACGAAGCCAAGCCCGCGACCCCGGCTCCAGCGCCGGTGGCCGTTGCCCCGAAGCCGGAGCCGCCCAAGCCGGCTCCACCGCCGAGCAAGCCCGCGGCCATGACCCCACCTCCGTCTGCACCGAGTCCGGTGGCGCAAGCCGCGCCGCCCAAACCCGCCGCCGCTGCGCCGAAGCCGGCGCCTCCGCCAACGCCGGCCCCGGCCGAGAGCAACAGTCAGGATGACATCGACGCGCTGCTGGCCGGCCTCGACGCCGACACCACGGAGGAGGAGGTTCGTCCGCCGCAGCCGGATGGCGACGTGCTCGAACTGACCGACGAGATGGCGCTGCCGGAGCCCGAACCCGAGCCGGCGCCGCCGCCACCTCCGCCGCCGCCCGTTCAAAAGGCGCCGATCGAGGACGACATCGAATTCGCCGAAGCCGCGCCGAAGCCGCGCGCGCCGGAGCCGGCCTACGAGCCGTCGCCTGCAGCGGCG from Rhodopseudomonas palustris carries:
- a CDS encoding TolC family outer membrane protein is translated as MDGLKRISGLAAAGIVLACVSQTAARADTIEGALVRAYQTNPQLNAQRASVRATDESVPQALSGYRPKVAVTASGGYQYTDVISSVAGNQFQASGTQVPRSVGVTASQTLFNGNQTANRTRAAESQVSSAREGLRVLEQSVLLSAATIYMDYLRDSATLEVQRSNVRVLEQTLRQTNDRFNVGEVTRTDVAQSQAQLAAGNTQQLAAESTLTTTRSNYRRIIGTEPGNLAPGSPVDRYLPTSLAQAINLALVENPNVTAAMYGIDVSYLNVKINEGALFPTLTLQASAQQSWEPSISSPRQFLASGVAQLSVPIYQGGGEYALIRQSKETLAQQRLNLEQVRDQTRASVVQAWGQLQAAKAQVSSAQSQVKASEIALNGVREEARAGQRTTLDVLNAQQALVNARVALVTAQHDRVVASYAVLNAVGRLSPQVLGLKTDVYDPSVHYQQVRDSWGGVRTPDGR
- a CDS encoding PopZ family protein, yielding MTQPAKAQEPSMEEILASIRRIIADDEAKPATPAPAPVAVAPKPEPPKPAPPPSKPAAMTPPPSAPSPVAQAAPPKPAAAAPKPAPPPTPAPAESNSQDDIDALLAGLDADTTEEEVRPPQPDGDVLELTDEMALPEPEPEPAPPPPPPPPVQKAPIEDDIEFAEAAPKPRAPEPAYEPSPAAAAWSEEPQQPILSRTTAAAVESAFNSLATTVLSNNARTLEDLVKEMLRPMLKAWLDDNLPTLVERIVRQEIERVSRGR